Within Ipomoea triloba cultivar NCNSP0323 chromosome 9, ASM357664v1, the genomic segment CTACTTTAGGTCAATTTTGCTTATCTTACGAGGTCTAGGTTCATAATTCACCTGTCAGTTCTTCTTATAAACCCTAATAATAGAAATATGCAATGGCCAATCACATGATCCACAACTAAAGTACATAAGGTAAATATAATCACTCTCAATTATTCAATCGAAATTAGAAGAATCAGCACatgaaaaataatcaattaatctaATCTAAGGCTAGTCCAAATCCCTAATTCAAAGTTCTAgccaataatcataattaattgcataaactACTCAAGAAATTTAGCATATCAAAAGAACATATTAATCTGAAAATTTAACCGAACAACTAACAAAAGTAAAACAGAGACGGGAGAAAGTGATTCAAGCCTAAAGAGATGAGAGTGGCGATCTATGCCCGGAGAACTCATGCGATGGAGTCTCGGATTCCTCCTCGTCCTCGCTGGAATTCCCGCCCGACGATCGTATAGTAGCTGCTCCCGAGGTTCCCTTTTTTTTCCAGTCCGGGTCCTCTGTCTCCGTCTGTGTTCTGCCGTACGCAAAAGAACCAATTAAAaccccttttctttttttcccctttttctttCGTCCGTTCCAGTGAACCAAgggaaaaacaaattaattttccttttttgttctCTTTTGTTTGTTGTGCTGCGCAAGTCCATCAAATaccaaaatcaaataaaataaccTAATTAAAGTAATGGCAATTATAACCTAATGACAGAACTTAATTAAACCTAATTATTAAAACACTTgtcttaaattaaatatataaaaccaCCAAATAAATGTAATCCTatagttgaaatgaaattattatttacattaatAAAAATTGCAACATTAgcctaatatttattaaaaccaaTCTAAACTagtaacttataaataaatataatatttataataagatcaacactaaaacttaatttatttatgcaaaTCACTTACTAAAATTACTCTAAAAATGCCTTGAAATTAAGCTTATCAGCTACTAAGGTCTTCGACTTTTTCTTGTGAGTGGTAGAGAATTGAACACCCATTGCAATGGCCTTTCTTTTGTCATAACCTGGGAGCTTGGATTTCATGTGGAAGTGGGTTCAGTGTATAGGTGAGCCTTGACGAAGAGTGAATCCCTTAGACTATAGCAGTTCACCAATCATGAACCCAAAACCAAGGTTCTTTTTAAGGCCACCAGTCTTCTTGTTAATGCCAGATCACACATTCTCCTTCAAGAAGTCAAACACTATCCTTGACCAATCAACAAGATAGTTGTTTAGTAAATCACTTAACATTCTCAATTTCCTATATGAGATGTCATTAATCCTAGATGCCTTATTCTCCATAATCTTGTTGAGAATGTCCACTGTAAATCATAGTCCAGTTTCAACATCTTCTTCTTGAATGGAAAAGGGACTGAAGAAGGTTGCCCTGTTCTTCTAATCGCTTCCTAGAGTTCGTCCACTGTAAGTTCGTCCTTGACGAGGAAGTCGAAGACTGCTCGGATGTCAACGTGAACAATGGTGACATCCACTCTATTTACCCTTGACCTAATATCATCAAGTTCTaccttatttttagtttttggaATCTTAGCATTTAGGTAGAACTGGGTAGCATCGAACAAGTGTTGATACTTGTAACCAAAAGTCACAAAGTTATATAATCCTCCATCTTTGAGGCATTATTTGACTTTCTACCCAAACTCCTTATTCATAACATACTTAATAAAACCATGGGCATAAAAATCTAACCTGCTTTAAGTTTTCCCttaaaaaatttcataacagCTTCATCTTCACATGGCGTTTCCACAATGAGAGGGGTATCGACGGGCCTTTCTTGTGCTTGATGATCATAATGGTGTGAGTGTTCAGACTACATAGAGCCACTTTTAGAGGTGCTAAAAGCAAAAGATGTAGCCATCGATGGAGTTTTTAGAAAGCTTGAAGAAGGGGAAACGGGTAGGTTAGAGAGAATTTGAAAGATATGGGAAAAGTTTTCTTGAGAGTGTGACGGTTaaggatgattttttttttgcattatatAAAAGATGTGGGTTGGGTGAAAGTACTTGAAATTTGGGTCTTATTTAATGGTGTGAAGACAAAGTCCATTAATGCACTTAAGGTTTTCTAATCCTTAACAAGAATAATAAGGGTATATTTGTGCCATTAAATGTGGATGGCATGATTTGGTGAGAGAAATATATACCGAAAAGATGAAAAGATCATAAATGAGGAGAGATAGATGTACTCAAGTACTGATGATGCATTTAATGCTAGTCTTTCATCTTTGACATTGACAACCAATAGTGTGGTGAAGTGTCTTTCTTGCTTCACGTACTCATCTCATCGTCTCCTTGAATTACACGTGTCCACCTTGATTAAAAACTTCCTACACATTGATGAGATCGGATGGTTTGAATGACATAACTGCCTAATTGTTCGTCTTTTATTGATCTACACAATACTTCGTCCTTTGGCCTTCTCAACAGCTCTACTTTCATTACAACGTCCTTGTTTGAAGATTTAGTCTTAAAGGTTAAGTATTATCACTTCAGCCTTAAGACTTATCTTTGAACACGAGCACTTTGGCCTGAAGATTGGTAACTTATGATTCGGCTAAGCCCATGAATCATTTAACCATTCGGCTTGAGTCTTGTCTTCTTAAGAATACCTCCATTTTTATCGAATCGGTGAATTCAAAAGATTTCCTTATCCTCTCGAACTGTAGATAAATTTTCTGTCTTTATAGCTTAATTTTTAAAGGATTCTTCTTAAGCATTTTGAGAGAAATGAGACAATAACCATTAAAACATCCTTTTATTCATTTAAAAAGCAAGTAGAAGACTACATTCAACATTACTTAGAGATCTTTCACTTTTTGCCCTTGCCCTTGATTTTCCTAGTGTTGGCAGTTGATTGAAGACTTAGCCCAATGCTATCAGGAGTACTGGGGGAAAAACTTCTCTTGCACTTAATTAATGCTAGATCCTCATAGAAATGATTGTCGCTATCAGTTGTGCGACTTGAGGGAGCACAAGGACAATATTTGTGCCCCTCCAATTGGTACAATAGATCGTTTTTATTGACAGAAGATGGAGGTAACTTCTCTTATTCTCCAACAGGGTGATCCAGCAGATACTGGCGATAGTTTTCGTCAAAATTCGCACTATTAGTGATGGCAGGTGGTTGCATGACCTGTTGGGCAAGACCGATCTATTGCTGTGGTGGAGGAAAAGGAGTTTTCTCATTGTCACTTGGTGCGAGAACATGTTTGATGAAGTCCTCATTAGGTGGAGAATCATTATCATCTGAGTCTCCGTACTTGAAAGCGGGATACTTTGCCCTATCTTCATCGTCCTCCGAGGAAACATTCACTAGATAAGTCGAGGTGTCTCCGGGGTAAATGTCTCTTCGattttcttaaataatttgCCTCATCTGATTCTCTTCGTTCTCACTAAGACGTCAAGAAAACCTCCTTCGCTATTGCTTCGCCATTTCCTTGCCCTTTCCATAACTATCCATTTTTGCATGCAcacacaaagaaaaaaagaagaggaatcTAGATAATGGAAAGTTAGATTTGtgctcctcttcttcctcgaaTTGCCCTATTTATAGGCAGATTTAAGGATCACGTTCATTGAAAGCTGTCTCtttgaatgaccattcaatgcttgtttGACCAAATAAATCCAAAAATGCTTTGGAGTTATCAATTCCTTTAATGCATTGAGGGTTCGCGTGACTTTAGTTTCAAAACTTCACTGTCATCCGTATAGGTAGTGATAAAGATTGTCCTTAATTTATCTCTATCATCCCTAACTCATGTCGAAGTGTAGAAAACCTTCATTCACTAAGAGTTTGCGAGCTGATCATCCGTTTTGACATACTCCAATAAGATATTCTTCTTTTCGACATGATCTCGGATGAAATGATATTTAATGTCGATATGCTCGTCGTCCTTTCGTGAAGCACATGCTTATGTGTTATGGAAATAACACTCGTTGTTATCACATTTAATGCTTACTTCTCGTGCTATGACACCATAATCCTTGAAGTGTTGAGTCATCCATAGAATCTATGCAAAACAACTTTCAGCAGCAATGTACTCGGCCTCAGCAGTGCTCGTGGCAATATAGTTTTGCTTTTTACTAAACCATGAAACGAGCCTTCTCCCTAAGAACTGGTATATCCCAGAGCTgctttttctatcaattttgcaacTGGCAAAATCTACGTCCGAGTATCCAACTAGCTCAAATGATCCACCCAGTGGGTACCACAGTACAACACTTGCGTTTTTTTGAGTTACCTTAGGATCTTCTTTATAGCGCTGAGATGGTGCTCCTTTGGGCTTGCTTGAAAACGAGCACATACTCCTACCGCAAATGATATGTCTGGACGACTCGCTGTCAAGAATAGTAATGAACTAATAATACCTCTGTATTTGGTTTGATCTACCTTATTTCCTTCATTGTCGATGTCCATTCGCAACGAGGTGTTTATTGGAATCTTCACCGAGGACTTTCCATCAACTCCAAATTTATTGATGAGATATTTAGTGTATTTAACTTGATTAATAAAGATTCCTTTTGGACCTTACTGTTGGAATTTATTTAGCTAAAATGGCTATTTTGAGTGGTTATTTTATGGTACAAATATTTgtgggtccactttcgatttgggtcgggtcataGTGAATTTGGGTTCTTCATATTGAGATGAAGATATTAATATTTGGTACGCTCAAAATgggtaataggtgaatgagaaattgattctcaaagtgaaCCTATTTGAGAGAAGTCAAAACCTTAAACTAATTGCTAATTAAATTAGCAattcatatttgtttttaagcCTTTGATTCGTGTACCCGAAGTGTGCATGAAATGTGTTAATAAAAAGTCTTTTTATCAAAAGAAGTATTCATAAGGATTTGTAAAACTCCCTAGTTGTTATAAGTTTCATGTCAACAAGTTGTCCTACCTATAGTTCAAGAAGTAGTTCAGTTAAGTAAAAGTTCAAGTCCTGTTGTATTAGGTATAGGTCGAGTCTATAATAGTTGTTAGATAGTTCAACATATAGTTCAGAAGACTCTAAGACCAGAAGACGTGATGACATGAAGACTTAGCATTGAACCAAGGTTTCTACTAGTTCAGTCAAGATAGTTCAGAAGCGATTATTCAGTTATAACTAAATCAAGATTCCAGCAGCTATAAATACAGAGATAATCTCTATGGAGCGATTGTTGATTTTACAAAGATTCATACACAAATAAGGTCTAATTAATCTGAAAAGAAAActtgacaaagcttacctttgattcaagttGATATTCTCATTAGAGAATACGAGTATGTATTCACTCTGGTCAAGCACAGTGTGCAACTGTTGAGGGGGTGCCTCAACACAAGGAGATCTGAAAATCTTGTTCTTGACAACTCTTCAAGGAAGAACTCGAAGGATGATGCGTTGAAGATATCCATGAGTTTTCTATGTGTagttgttaggaatatagtgtaattgttttaatgaaccaaatatgtattttagacccccaattttattttgactctAGCAACATTTTATGTCCAAAGTCAAAGCCTAGTCAAAATTAGCAACGGCGGTTTGAAATTTACAAtagagtataaaattattttatacttgtaagtcgtttgcttccactaaataaaaatagaagaagtggaaaaatgatcgAGCACCAGAATTATCTTCGATGctaaggtcacgagttcaagcctcggattaattcttttggaacaattaatttatcaaagaagaggatgactagcacaagtcaaaattgaagaagtcaaatagaatgagttctctcacaaatcaattttaaggaagAGGTTGACAGTTCAATCAGGTTGACATTGAAATCGAGAGGAtgacattgaagaggatgaggttgacattgcaaaattgaagaggatgacATTCAAATCGAGAAGTGAAGGACTTCAATCAATTAATCGAGAAGAGGCTGACTTtccaaaaatagaaagaaaatcaggatgaggatgacctcgattccaaatcaggatgaggacgacttccaaattaggaaacaggatgacctcaatccaatttaggatgaggatgacttccgAATCTGGAAAGAAACTGAATGCACCAGCGAGAAGAAATtcaaaggaggtaaatcaaatactttatacTTGGAGCTTATTTAACTTACGAAAAAGTCAAGGATTTTTTCGGTGGAAATTATTTatagctcaagcaagagtcacggAGTGAATTATTGAGAAAaagtgtttgatttgtcaaaatcaaaagtgaacaaGTCAAATATTCACACTACCAGAAGGTGcaagaagtcaaaattggagCCTACAAGTTTCAAGGCCCATACTTGTCAGATTATTAAAAGACTTTTGAAGGGATAAGcaagcaaaattcaaattcatctgacaagGACACTTATTATTGCAGATCAAGCTAGAAGAGCTATcaaatcaagtgaacgttcaagtttgaattttcacaaggggcaaataactttttcaagttaGAAAAGGAGACAGACTTGAGGATGAAGATATGAACTTGTGTATGAACTTGTGAAAAAACACATACCCAACTGGTGAAAAAGCATACAATCGAGAAACACAAGTTCTGAGCTACAAACGTGAAAATACAAGtttgagaagagagaaaaaaatattttctttgtgaaaCCCATTTGTACTGTGTGTAGAAAattaagtgtagctttgtgcgagacacttgtGAAAAACTTAGACTACCGTGTTCTTGGTCTAAGATGCTAAAAGAGTCTTCcaactattaaatccaattactaGATTTGTTAGATGACCTTTTAAACTATTTACTGATCTAGTGCAAAAATAGAACATGGAGTATTATGCAGATAATGTGCAAGAAACTAACAAAGCAGTAAGAACACTAAgaattggtaacccagttcggaatctcaattcctacatctggggggcatcactctgattgcccaactcttcattgatcaatcTGGAAATGTATCACCAATTTACAGTAGAGAATCACACGGCAACTCtagaaatcttcatcatcaccattctagagttcagccttgaagagttgaggaatacttgatctcccgatcttcttgaattgaggctccccctcaatcgtAGCGCAACTGGCTTTCAGAGTGACTGCTTGCCCAATACTTCATGAAGAAGAtgcatcttgaatcaaaggtaagtTTTGTCAAGATATCTTGTTATCACATCTAAGGAAGCTTTTCCATTTAgatcttttgtattttcttccGTTGGTTCAATCACTGGAAGTCctcctcatatatatatgttgcccaGATTCGGTTAAATCTGAAGTCTTCGTAACTGACTCTGAATCCTCTTCTTGTCTTCCTTGTCTTGGTCCAGTGTTTTGTTCAGCAAGTTGTCCATAAAGCCTTCTGATCCTTCTGCTGAACTATAAGAAACCTAATACATCATAAGACACTTTGttttttgaactatctgctgaactaacaaattgtcacaaggacttgttacaacttagggagtttttacaagtatttttcttctaagcaattttattaacaatctccccctttttAACAAGTTTCTTGGCAATTTACAACAATCTTCCTAAAATAGCAGAGATAGTCAAAAACCCCAACAGAAACTGAATTAAACATCCAAACAAAGTAGGAAGATGATTATATCATCAAACAAAATGCAATGAAAACTAACATGAGACCCTATTACAAATAGTCCATTTCAGCAGAAGGGTCTTTCATCAAGACTAGTACCCAAGTAGCCATGCTTGTAACCAATCATcttcttcataaaaaaaaaaccagtaaCCAGTAGTAACCAATTAAAAATAACCAGTAACCAATAGTAACCAATGTTTAGAAGGTTGTTCCTACTCCCCCTATTGCCAGGAACTTGTGAATCTGTAGCCACAAGATTCCATAGCAGGACCAAGTAGAAAAGGCAACCCAGGTTTTAGAACAGAATCATTCAGATTCTGAAGACTCATCGTCCTGGCTGTCTGCAGTGGATTCAGCTTCAGGTGCAGTAGATGGATCAGTGGGTGTTTCAGCAACAGCAGCAGTCATCTCTTGGTCTCTCAATCTCAATTGTTCTCTCAATTGCATCTCAATTGTTCTCTTTTCAACAAGTATCTGGATGATTGTGTTAAGATCTCTGATGCTTTTGTCGAGGTGCTGTGCTGTGAGTTTGCTGGTAAATGGTACATCAAGGTTCAGAGCTGGGGCTGAGCTACTTGCATGTTCTGGAAAGATATCAAGCACATGACTTCCTTGTTTCAGTCTGGCATCAATTGTTCTGACTTGTGGTGCTTCCATAGGTTCATTTGGTTCTGGTTTGAAACCTTGTGAGCGTAGAACTCCATAAATTGTGCAGGGGAAAGGCAGCTTTACCTTGCTCTCCTTAGACTCTGGTTTTCTGAAGGATGCCACATGTTTGAAGATAATGTCACCTAAATCAACGGGAATACCTTTGCCTATCTTGTAGATCAGGGTGGCCATAAGAAAGTTTAAGCCTCCTCGGTGTTCATTCGGCATCCAATTTGTCATGGCTAGTTTGTGCAGAATAGCATACTTTGTTGTGAGAGATTTTGCTGGTAACATGTTGGTTTCAGCAGGCCAGTAGCTGTAGGTTCCTCCTGTAATGACTTTTGTGATGGTATTTGCACCAATAACAAGGTCTTCAATGTCACTTGCATCTATGCCCAGATACAGATTGATGGTACGTGTGTCAAAATTGTATTCCTCTCCTCTCAGCCAAACACGTCCGTAGACATGTGAGCCGGCCTCCTTGGTAGTCTTCAGAAGGTTTGCATAAAATTCCTTGATGGCAATAGGTCGATAGCTAGTCTGAGTTGTTACAGACTTGACAAGATTTAGCTTCTCAAACACTGGCATTAGTTGGCACTGAGACTTGAACTTTTCAACATCAAGATACCTTTCGCTCaggattttccttttgtttgttGAGTCCCACCTTGCAGCATACTCATCAGATAGGAATTGAGGGGTGATTACTTCAAGGGGTGTTACGGTAGAGACATCCGGCTGGCTTTCAGGTTGCTGAGTTTGAGTGGTgatcttctttctcttcttactAGTAGTGGTTTCCACAGGGGCAGGTTGTTCAGCAGTTGGCTGTGTTCTCTTGGTTTTTCGTGTTGGTGAGGGGGTTTCCTTCTCCTGTTGTGCTGTGGATGACCTGGTTTTTCGCCTGGTGACAGGAGCGGGAAAGACTTGAATTATTGCCACAGGATTTTTGTCCACATGTTCTTCTTGaatcttcttctttccttttgcTTTTGCTTGGTTCTTCTTCACTTGAGACAAAGGCAGATTGTCTTCTTCATTAGTTTGTTCTGCAACTTGTAATTCTGGAAGATTTCCTGTTTCAAACTCAAAATCTAGTGGAGAATCATCAATGGGGATGGTAGGTGTTGTTTCAGGATTTGGTTCAGATTGAGGTTCAGACCTAGTTTCATCAGTATGAGAGTTTTCTGACTGAATGGGGAGAGGATTTTCAGGATTTTGATGTTCAGGGATTTCTGCTTGTGTGGTTTGTGGTGATGGCAAGGACAGAGTTTTATCTTGTGTGGGTTTTGTACTTTGTGGGATATTCAGTGAAATAGACAGTCTATTTGTGAGAGAGGTTGATCTTCTGTGTTCATCCATGATGTTAAACAAGTTTAGTTTGGTGAAAAGGGAAGCAGGAGGTTCAAGTTGATGAGGACCATATACTACAGCTGATTCTAGGTTGACATTATCAGGCATAGGTAGATTTTTCTCAGGAACAGGCAATTTTTCATGTTCATCATCTATTGGTTCTTGTTTTACAGACACTAAGGGCAAAGGTTTTTCTACAGTGACATTTTCTGGGTTAATATCATCCTCAGTATCTGATAGAACAATTATATcctgaaaaaaatattaaaggcaGAAACTATGCTGTTCATGTATAGtcatttattaagaaaaaaatgaagaaaaggaaGATGTTTTAGAATAAACCTCAGGATCTTTGGCCTTAGCTGTTTCTCCTTTCTCGAATGCAATTGGTTTGAGGAACCCTTTCAGGTAGTCTAGTTGCTCTGCTCTTGAGTACCACGACCAGATTGGTTCTCCTCCTGGAGGTTTCATCGTGTTGTTGACTATCATAACCATCTCTCGTGATGCTTGATGTTGAATTTAAGAGGGATATCTGTTTGTGAGTCCGGAGAAATCAAAATATTGGGTTTCATCTTGATCCATTGTAGAGCTTCGTTCCAAGATTTTTGATTTTGGGTGAGATTTGCGAGGGGGTTTGCAGCTTTGAGAGATTTCCGTGATCTTTGATTTCCTCTAACTGCAACTGGTTTTTCAAAGGTCGAAGGACTCCATGATGACCTGCTTTTTCGGGTCACGTGATGAGGCATGAGGAGAGTGGGAGTCGTGCAGATTTGATAGTTGTCTTCTTCGTAATTAATGCTATAGCAGTTTGGTCAGTCGGGTACACTGTTCCTCAGATATTATATGCTTATCAAAAACAGATATTAGTATAgcgcgcaaaaaaaaaaaaaaaaagaaaattataaaaaaaggTTTGAGAGAAATAACCTATGATAAGGAAAAAAGAGTGTCCCACTTACTGTACTAGTTCGGTGGACCATTACACATGCCGAGTTCTGATTTTAGGATGTTGAATCTGGTCGGATCCAGTGCCTTTGTAAATATGTCTCCCAGTTGTTTGTCTGTTGGTATGTAGTGCATTTTTATGTCTCCACTTTCCACAAGATCCCTGATGAAATGATGTCTGATATCTATATGCTTAGTGCGGGAATGCTGGACAGGGTTGTTTGCAATATTGATAGCGCTGGTGTTGTCGAAGTGAAGATCAGCACTACTGAACTTTAGTCCATAATCGTTCAACATCTGTTTCATCCATATGAGTTGAGTGCAGCAACTCCCAACAGCTATGTATTCAGCTTTTGCCGTAGATAATGAGATTGAGTTTTGCTTCttgctgaaccatgagacaaggTTTTTTCCTAAGAAAAAACACCCTCCTGATGTACTTTTTCTGTCCTCCAGATTTCCTGCCTAGTCAGCATCGCTGTATCCAAGTAGTTCAGTTCCTGAGTCACGCGAATACCATAGTCCATAATTCACAGTCCCCTTAACATAATTGATTATTCTTTTAATTGCATTCAAGTGTGCTTCCATTGGATTTGCTTGGAAGCGTGCACACAGACCTACACTGAACATTATATCAGGTCTGCTTGCCGTTAGGTACAGTAGACTGCCAATCATACTTCGATAGAGTTTGCCTTCAACAGGTTTtgagttggagtcttttgatagtTTTAGCGTTGTGGAAAGAGGTGTTTTATCTTCCTTAGCAGAGTCAAGACCAATTCTTTTGACCAAGTTTTGGGCATATTTGGTTTGTGACAGAAACAACCCTATTTCCATCTGTTTTACTTGTAGACCCAAGAAACATGTCAGTTCCCCtatcatgctcatttcaaatTCCTTTTCCATGACATGAATGAACTCCTTAACATTTGCAGGGGATGTTGAGCCAAAAACGATGTCATCTACATAAACCTGGGCCACAGTTATGTGTCCAGTGGTCTTTTTAACAAACAGTGTTTTGTCTGCCCCACCGCGACTGTACCCATTTTTCAGAAGATATTGGGTGAGTCGTTCATACCATGCTCTTGGTGCCTGTTTCAGACCATAAAGGGCCTTTTTCAGTTTGTAGACGTAATCAGGATGCTGTGGATTCTCAAATCCTTTTCGTTGAGCTACGAAGATTTCCTCATTGAGAAGTCCATTCAAAAAGGCGGTCTTTACGTCCATCTGGTTCAGTTGAAAGTTCAGAATGCAGGAGACGGCGTCCATCTGGTTCAGTTGAAAGTTCAGAATGCAGGAGACGGCCAACAGTAATCTCAGTTGAAAGTTCAGAATGCAGGAGACGGCCAACAGTAATCTGACTGACTCAAGTCTGGCCAAGGAGACGGCCAACAGTAATCTGACTGACTCAAGTCTGGCCATAGGTGCAAACGTTTCTTCATAGTCAATCCCTTCAACTTGTGAGTAACCTTGAGCCACCAGTCTGGCCTTATTTCTGGCCACATTTCCCTGTTCATCGGTTTTGTTTCGGAAAATCCACTTTGTGCCTACTACATTCGCATCTAAAGGACAAGGCACAAGATCGCATACCTCATTTCTCTCAAATTGAGCAAGTTCATCCTGCATAGCCCTTATCCAGTCTTCATCTTGAAGTGCTTCTTTGTAATTCTTGGGTTCAAATTTTGATGTGTAACACGCGTACCCAGATAACTCAGCTAGACTGCCTCTTAGCATTCCTCTGGTTCGAACACCGGCGGTGGGTGTCCCCAATATGTTCTCAGCGGGATGATTATTTTGAACATGTGTGGGAACTTGCTCTGACAGTATAGATGGATGGTTACCTACATTTGGCTGTTGTTCAGTGGGTGATTTTGAGTCCTCTGATTCCGATTTTAGCTCAGATTTCTTGATGCCTTTTTCATCGTCTGACTTTCTTTGGTATTGTTCAGTGTCTGGATCGGAGTCATCTAGTTCAGAGTCTGACTGAGATTTCTTGACTCCTTTTTCTTCAGTTGTTTTTGTTTGGTTCTGTTCAAGATCAGCAGCTGGT encodes:
- the LOC116029629 gene encoding uncharacterized protein LOC116029629, with amino-acid sequence MVMIVNNTMKPPGGEPIWSWYSRAEQLDYLKGFLKPIAFEKGETAKAKDPEDIIVLSDTEDDINPENVTVEKPLPLVSVKQEPIDDEHEKLPVPEKNLPMPDNVNLESAVVYGPHQLEPPASLFTKLNLFNIMDEHRRSTSLTNRLSISLNIPQSTKPTQDKTLSLPSPQTTQAEIPEHQNPENPLPIQSENSHTDETRSEPQSEPNPETTPTIPIDDSPLDFEFETGNLPELQVAEQTNEEDNLPLSQVKKNQAKAKGKKKIQEEHVDKNPVAIIQVFPAPVTRRKTRSSTAQQEKETPSPTRKTKRTQPTAEQPAPVETTTSKKRKKITTQTQQPESQPDVSTVTPLEVITPQFLSDEYAARWDSTNKRKILSERYLDVEKFKSQCQLMPVFEKLNLVKSVTTQTSYRPIAIKEFYANLLKTTKEAGSHVYGRVWLRGEEYNFDTRTINLYLGIDASDIEDLVIGANTITKVITGGTYSYWPAETNMLPAKSLTTKYAILHKLAMTNWMPNEHRGGLNFLMATLIYKIGKGIPVDLGDIIFKHVASFRKPESKESKVKLPFPCTIYGVLRSQGFKPEPNEPMEAPQVRTIDARLKQGSHVLDIFPEHASSSAPALNLDVPFTSKLTAQHLDKSIRDLNTIIQILVEKRTIEMQLREQLRLRDQEMTAAVAETPTDPSTAPEAESTADSQDDESSESE